One window of Papaver somniferum cultivar HN1 chromosome 9, ASM357369v1, whole genome shotgun sequence genomic DNA carries:
- the LOC113314134 gene encoding 40S ribosomal protein S14 yields the protein MSRRKVREPKEENVTLGPAVRDGEFVFGVAHIFASFNDTFIHVTDLSGRETLVRITGGMKVKADRDESSPYAAMLAAQDVAARCKELGVTALHIKLRATGGNKTKTPGPGAQSALRALARSGMRIGRIEDVTPIPTDSTRRKGGRRGRRL from the exons TCGAGGAGGAAGGTTAGAGAGCCCAAGGAAGAGAATGTTACCCTTGGACCTGCTGTACGTGATGGAGAGTTTGTTTTTGGTGTTGCTCACATCTTTGCATCATTCAATGATACCTTTATT CATGTGACTGATTTGTCAGGAAGGGAAACTTTGGTTCGTATTACCG GTGGAATGAAGGTCAAAGCTGATAGAGATGAGTCCTCACCTTATGCTGCTATGCTTGCAGCCCAAGATGTTGCTGCACGGTGCAAG GAACTTGGTGTTACTGCATTGCATATCAAGCTTCGTGCTACTGGAGGTAACAAAACTAAGACTCCTGGACCTGGTGCCCAGTCTGCATTGAGAGCCCTTGCTCGCTCTGGAATGAGAATTGGTCGTATTG AGGATGTCACTCCTATTCCCACCGACAGCACTCGTAGAaagggaggaagaagaggaaggaGGTTGTAG
- the LOC113309565 gene encoding 1-aminocyclopropane-1-carboxylate oxidase homolog 1-like has translation MKVRLYLMSTELKLFSLIHSEMKLCNTDARMKQVKEFDESGIGVKGLLDSGITSIPLIFVHPPDQVPNKKSLSPHSTTDWEIPVINFCGLTNSGDRRSEIVNQIREASSTYGFFQIINHGISQTVIDDALSSVRSFHEQPIEIKNKYYGRAQDVCFMSNSDLYKSEAASWRDTLKVVVGPEPPATEKLPEVCRNELMEWAHHATILGEILMELMCEGLGVRPERLKEMRCSESKILLGQYYPYCPQPELTLGLVPHTDHSIITLLLQDQIGGLQVKYEDQWISVKPIQGVITVNVGDFFQIISNDKYKSGEHCVLANSSQKSRVSIPLFFHPAGLTNNEDDNPTSYGPLPELLSQEYPPCYRSFTLPEFWKHAQSRALCLKNLVNGFKIVE, from the exons ATGAAAGTGCGACTATATTTGATGAGCACGGAACTCAAATTGTTTAGCCTTATCCACAGCGAAATGAAGCTCTGCAATACCGACGCTCGaatgaaacaagtcaaggaaTTCGATGAGTCTGGGATCGGAGTCAAGGGTCTTCTTGATTCAGGTATCACTTCAATTCCTCTAATTTTTGTTCACCCACCTGATCAAGTTCCAAACAAGAAATCATTGTCACCTCATTCAACGACCGATTGGGAAATTCCGGTTATTAATTTCTGTGGTTTGACCAATTCCGGCGACCGAAGGTCAGAAATCGTTAACCAGATTAGAGAAGCTTCTTCTACCTACGGATTTTTCCAAATAATCAATCACGGAATCTCACAGACCGTGATAGACGATGCACTATCATCCGTTAGATCTTTCCATGAACAACCAATTGAGATCAAGAACAAGTATTATGGCCGTGCCCAAGACGTTTGTTTCATGAGCAATTCAGATCTTTATAAATCAGAGGCAGCCAGCTGGAGGGACACGTTGAAAGTAGTAGTGGGACCAGAACCGCCGGCGACGGAGAAGTTGCCGGAGGTTTGTAGGAATGAACTAATGGAATGGGCTCACCATGCAACAATACTCGGCGAGATATTGATGGAGCTGATGTGCGAAGGCTTAGGTGTTAGACCAGAAAGATTGAAAGAAATGAGATGCAGCGAATCGAAGATACTCCTTGGCCAATACTATCCGTATTGCCCACAACCTGAATTGACACTAGGGCTTGTTCCACATACTGATCACAGCATTATAACACTTTTGCTTCAAGATCAAATCGGTGGGCTACAGGTCAAGTATGAAGACCAGTGGATCAGTGTCAAACCTATTCAAGGTGTTATTACGGTCAATGTCGGAGACTTTTTCCAG ATAATTTCGAATGATAAGTACAAGAGCGGGGAGCATTGTGTGTTGGCTAATAGTTCCCAGAAATCAAGAGTTTCTATTCCATTGTTCTTCCACCCAGCCGGCTTAACCAACAATGAAGATGATAATCCAACTTCCTACGGACCTCTGCCGGAGCTTTTATCCCAAGAATATCCTCCTTGTTACAGGAGTTTTACATTACCAGAGTTTTGGAAACATGCTCAGAGTCGTGCATTGTGCTTGAAAAATTTGGTTAATGGATTTAAAATTGTGGAATGA